The Brachyspira hyodysenteriae ATCC 27164 genome includes a window with the following:
- the mglC gene encoding galactose/methyl galactoside ABC transporter permease MglC, translating into MDKNKINIKTIKSFILNNAIFAALLVILIGIIIKDPSFFKLSNFLNIFAQASTRMIIAVGIGTLLVTQGNDLGAGRAVGLAAVVSASLLQSPSNPTRMYPDLPMLPVILPILLVMLILMVFGFINGFIISKLYVTPFIATLGMQLILYGVTSTYFDRPPYGAQPIGGLDPRFSNLALGGIKIGNYTISYLIIFAIIITAIMWVIWNKTKLGKNIFAVGGNPEAAAVSGVNIPLTLMIVYTMAGALYGIAGSLEVARVGSATNNLGNGYELDAIAACVVGGVSFSGGIGSIIGIVSGVLIFQVINYGMTFVGISPYMQYIIKGAIIIAAVAVDTQKYLKKV; encoded by the coding sequence ATGGATAAAAATAAAATAAACATTAAAACTATTAAATCATTTATATTAAACAATGCTATATTTGCAGCATTACTCGTAATACTTATAGGTATTATCATTAAAGACCCTAGTTTCTTCAAATTAAGTAACTTCTTAAATATATTTGCTCAGGCTTCTACTCGTATGATAATAGCTGTAGGTATTGGAACACTTCTTGTAACTCAAGGTAACGACTTAGGTGCTGGTAGAGCTGTAGGACTTGCTGCTGTTGTAAGTGCTTCACTTTTACAATCTCCTTCTAACCCTACTAGAATGTATCCTGATTTACCTATGCTTCCGGTTATACTCCCTATACTTTTAGTTATGCTTATACTTATGGTATTCGGATTTATAAATGGATTCATTATTTCTAAACTTTATGTAACTCCATTTATTGCCACTTTAGGTATGCAGCTTATACTTTATGGTGTAACTAGTACTTATTTTGATAGACCTCCTTATGGTGCTCAGCCTATTGGAGGACTTGATCCTAGATTTAGTAATCTTGCTTTGGGAGGTATAAAAATAGGAAACTATACTATTTCATACCTAATTATATTTGCTATCATAATAACTGCTATAATGTGGGTTATTTGGAATAAAACTAAATTAGGTAAAAATATATTTGCTGTTGGAGGCAACCCTGAAGCTGCTGCTGTTTCTGGTGTAAATATTCCTCTTACTCTTATGATAGTTTATACTATGGCTGGTGCTTTATATGGTATAGCTGGTTCATTAGAAGTTGCTCGTGTTGGTTCTGCTACTAACAACTTAGGTAATGGTTATGAGCTTGATGCTATTGCTGCCTGCGTTGTAGGAGGAGTTTCTTTCTCTGGCGGTATCGGTTCTATTATAGGTATTGTATCTGGTGTATTAATATTCCAAGTTATTAACTATGGTATGACATTCGTTGGTATTTCACCATATATGCAATACATAATTAAGGGTGCTATCATAATTGCTGCTGTTGCAGTTGATACACAAAAGTATTTGAAAAAAGTGTGA
- a CDS encoding flavodoxin — MSNKIAVIYWSGTGNTETMAQNVKKGVENAGGEADIFDVSSFDAANINNYSKLALGCPAMGAEVLEESEFQPFYDSIRGSLSGKKVALFGSYDWGDGEWMRNWQDDVSSSGASLVKDGLIANLAPDDNAVDECKSLGETLLKA; from the coding sequence ATGAGTAATAAAATAGCAGTAATATATTGGAGCGGTACTGGTAATACAGAAACTATGGCTCAGAATGTAAAAAAAGGAGTAGAAAATGCAGGAGGAGAAGCTGATATTTTTGATGTATCTAGTTTTGATGCAGCAAATATAAATAACTATTCAAAATTAGCTTTAGGATGTCCTGCTATGGGAGCTGAAGTTTTAGAAGAATCAGAATTTCAGCCTTTCTATGATTCTATAAGAGGAAGTTTATCAGGTAAAAAAGTTGCATTATTCGGCTCTTACGATTGGGGCGACGGAGAATGGATGAGAAACTGGCAAGATGATGTAAGCAGTTCAGGTGCTTCTTTAGTAAAAGACGGACTAATTGCTAATCTTGCTCCAGATGATAATGCAGTTGATGAATGTAAGTCTTTGGGTGAAACATTATTGAAAGCATGA
- a CDS encoding galactose ABC transporter substrate-binding protein produces the protein MNKAIVIISSVLLFISLISCGNSSKSNDEIEVGITIYRYDDNFISFMRRNIETMLNGKAKFVMNDSENDQVKQNDQVDAAIQREVDALAINLVDPASASFMINKIKPTGIPVIFFNKEPSKEDMMLYDKAWYVGTLSEESGNIQGDIVVKAWTSNPAWDKNGDGKIQYVLLKGEAGHPDAEARTERIKAVLTDNGINIEQLDEQTANWDILQAQTATDSWIEKYGNDIEFIFSNNDAMALGALKSIQKQGYNIGDSNKFIPIVGVDAIPEVIEEIKKGTVVGTVLQSPKDQAKAIVDMVLNVASGKDVLNGTEYKLDDVKAVRVPYRAITLENIDESAEAYK, from the coding sequence ATGAATAAAGCAATAGTTATTATTTCATCAGTTTTATTGTTTATATCATTAATTAGCTGCGGCAATTCTTCAAAATCTAATGATGAGATAGAAGTTGGAATCACTATTTACAGATATGATGACAACTTTATTTCATTTATGAGAAGAAATATTGAAACTATGTTAAATGGAAAAGCAAAATTTGTAATGAATGACTCAGAAAATGATCAGGTTAAGCAAAATGATCAGGTAGATGCAGCTATTCAAAGAGAAGTTGATGCATTAGCAATTAATTTGGTAGATCCTGCATCAGCTAGCTTTATGATCAATAAAATAAAGCCTACAGGAATACCTGTAATATTTTTCAATAAAGAACCTAGTAAAGAAGATATGATGCTTTATGATAAAGCATGGTATGTAGGTACATTGAGTGAAGAATCCGGAAATATACAAGGTGATATAGTAGTTAAGGCTTGGACATCAAACCCTGCTTGGGATAAAAATGGAGATGGAAAAATTCAGTATGTTTTATTAAAAGGAGAAGCAGGACACCCAGATGCTGAAGCTAGAACTGAAAGAATAAAGGCTGTTTTAACAGATAACGGCATCAATATAGAACAATTAGATGAACAGACAGCAAATTGGGATATACTTCAAGCTCAAACAGCTACTGATTCTTGGATAGAAAAATACGGAAATGATATAGAGTTCATATTCTCTAATAACGATGCTATGGCCTTAGGAGCATTAAAATCTATACAAAAACAGGGATATAACATAGGAGACAGCAATAAATTTATACCTATAGTAGGAGTTGATGCTATTCCTGAAGTTATCGAAGAAATAAAAAAAGGAACTGTAGTAGGTACAGTTTTACAAAGCCCTAAAGATCAGGCAAAAGCTATAGTTGATATGGTTCTTAATGTAGCAAGCGGAAAAGATGTATTAAACGGCACAGAATACAAATTAGATGATGTAAAAGCTGTAAGAGTTCCTTATAGAGCAATTACTTTAGAAAACATAGATGAGTCCGCTGAAGCATATAAATAA
- the mglA gene encoding galactose/methyl galactoside ABC transporter ATP-binding protein MglA, whose translation MDNKKIVLEMKGISKSFPGVKALDDVQLTVREGEVVALMGENGAGKSTLMKCLFGIYRKDEGHIFLDGKEVNFISPKQALNNGVAMVHQELNQVRQRNIQDNIWLGKYPTKYGVIIDEKKMYDDTKAIFDDLEIPLDPRTKVSTLSVSEMQMVEIAKAVSYNSKILVLDEPTSSLTEKEVAKLFKIIRKLQSRGVGMIYISHKMEEILQISDEVTIMRDGKYVATTPSKELTTDMIIKQMVGRDLTNRFPEKTNVPGEDILEIKDFTAFYQPSLKEVNFSVRKGEVFGIAGLVGAKRTEVLESIFGMRTLSSGHVFKMAQEVNNSSTRKAIKNGFALVTEERRQTGIFGMLSINFNSTIANIDHYKNKFGFLDNKKMQEDTKWVIDSMQVKTPSEKTAIQTLSGGNQQKVILGRWLLSKPDILMLDEPTRGIDVGAKYDIYRLIIDLATVGKAVIVVSSEMPELLGITDRIMVMSNGRVAGIVETKNTNQEEIMALSAKYL comes from the coding sequence ATGGATAATAAAAAAATTGTTCTTGAAATGAAAGGTATTTCAAAGTCTTTTCCGGGTGTTAAAGCATTAGATGATGTACAGCTAACCGTAAGAGAGGGCGAAGTAGTTGCTCTTATGGGTGAAAATGGTGCTGGAAAATCTACTTTGATGAAATGTTTGTTCGGTATATACCGTAAAGATGAAGGACATATATTCTTAGATGGTAAAGAAGTAAACTTTATATCACCCAAACAAGCTTTGAATAATGGTGTAGCTATGGTGCACCAAGAACTTAACCAAGTTAGACAAAGAAATATACAAGATAATATATGGCTTGGAAAATATCCTACCAAATACGGCGTTATTATTGATGAAAAAAAGATGTATGATGATACTAAGGCAATTTTTGATGATTTAGAAATACCTCTGGATCCTAGAACAAAAGTATCTACATTATCTGTATCTGAAATGCAAATGGTAGAGATAGCAAAAGCAGTTTCATATAATTCTAAAATATTGGTATTAGATGAGCCTACAAGTTCGCTTACAGAGAAAGAAGTTGCTAAATTATTTAAAATCATTAGAAAACTTCAAAGCAGAGGCGTAGGTATGATCTATATATCTCACAAGATGGAAGAAATACTTCAAATATCTGATGAAGTTACTATAATGAGAGACGGTAAATATGTTGCTACTACCCCATCTAAAGAATTAACTACTGATATGATTATTAAACAGATGGTAGGAAGAGATTTAACTAATCGTTTCCCTGAAAAAACAAATGTTCCTGGAGAGGATATTTTAGAAATAAAAGATTTTACTGCATTTTATCAGCCTTCTCTTAAAGAAGTTAACTTTAGTGTAAGAAAAGGAGAAGTATTTGGTATTGCAGGACTTGTTGGAGCAAAAAGAACTGAAGTACTAGAAAGTATATTCGGTATGAGAACTTTATCTTCAGGTCATGTATTTAAAATGGCTCAAGAGGTTAACAATTCTTCTACAAGAAAAGCTATAAAAAATGGATTCGCTTTGGTTACCGAAGAAAGAAGACAAACAGGCATATTCGGTATGCTATCTATCAATTTTAATTCTACTATAGCTAATATAGACCATTACAAAAATAAATTTGGATTCTTGGATAATAAAAAGATGCAGGAAGATACAAAATGGGTTATAGACAGCATGCAGGTAAAAACTCCTTCTGAAAAAACAGCTATACAAACATTATCTGGAGGAAACCAGCAGAAAGTTATATTAGGAAGATGGCTTTTAAGTAAACCTGATATATTGATGCTTGATGAGCCTACAAGAGGTATTGATGTTGGTGCTAAATATGATATATACAGACTTATTATAGATTTAGCTACTGTTGGAAAAGCTGTAATAGTGGTTAGTTCTGAAATGCCTGAATTACTCGGTATCACTGACAGAATCATGGTTATGAGTAATGGAAGAGTGGCTGGTATTGTTGAAACTAAAAATACTAATCAAGAAGAAATCATGGCATTGTCTGCTAAATATTTATAA
- a CDS encoding galactose ABC transporter substrate-binding protein — protein sequence MKRFIILLLILLSSSVLLYTQRKTNSIGVALYRYDDSYMKFLKQYIEKNINRNTSLLMVDSYNSQSTQNGQIDMFLQKNVNLLAINLVDKTQAQKVLDKISINNKPVIFFNREPGLEVMKTYDKVWYIGGISEEAGYAQGRIIAESWKDRMNWDKNEDGKIQCIILKGDLNDNDTVKRTEYMKKYISSNNIKLDILAEISTMGKRDESTRIMKSLILKYGKKIEYIICNNDYIALGALDALKEIGYNNSSRMLNYVPIVGIDGIPECLEAINNYGIFATVMQNPKIQAETLCSVSSNIIGGKSPLDGLHISYYNEKYIVIPYIPITKYNLDTAIKIYK from the coding sequence ATGAAAAGATTTATTATTTTATTATTAATATTATTATCATCTTCTGTATTATTGTATACACAAAGAAAAACAAATTCTATAGGTGTGGCACTTTACAGATATGATGACAGCTACATGAAATTTTTAAAGCAATATATAGAAAAAAATATAAATAGAAATACTTCCCTGCTTATGGTAGACTCTTATAATAGTCAATCAACTCAAAACGGACAGATAGATATGTTCTTACAAAAGAATGTTAATCTATTAGCAATAAATTTGGTAGATAAAACTCAAGCTCAAAAAGTATTAGACAAAATAAGCATAAATAATAAACCTGTAATATTTTTTAATAGAGAACCTGGCTTAGAAGTTATGAAAACTTATGATAAAGTTTGGTATATTGGGGGAATAAGTGAAGAAGCAGGATATGCTCAGGGCAGAATAATAGCAGAAAGCTGGAAAGATAGAATGAATTGGGATAAAAATGAAGACGGTAAAATACAATGTATTATATTAAAAGGCGATTTGAATGATAATGATACCGTAAAAAGAACTGAGTATATGAAAAAATACATATCTTCTAATAATATCAAATTAGATATATTAGCTGAAATTTCTACTATGGGTAAAAGAGATGAATCAACAAGGATAATGAAAAGTTTAATATTAAAATATGGTAAAAAAATAGAATATATTATATGCAATAACGATTATATTGCATTAGGAGCATTGGATGCTTTAAAAGAAATCGGATATAATAACAGCAGCAGAATGCTCAATTATGTACCTATAGTTGGAATAGATGGTATACCTGAATGCTTAGAAGCAATAAATAATTATGGAATATTTGCTACTGTTATGCAAAACCCTAAAATACAGGCTGAAACTTTATGCTCTGTTTCTAGTAATATAATAGGTGGAAAATCTCCTTTAGATGGTTTACATATTAGTTATTATAATGAAAAATATATTGTTATACCATATATACCTATAACTAAATATAATTTGGATACAGCAATAAAAATATACAAATAA
- a CDS encoding META domain-containing protein: MKRFLYVNIILIIFLIVSCAHNAVSISEEPIIEEKIKVYHLISMHPAMNITISIDDNKIYGKSAINDYWANCKIEGEGISIDMIKTTRKTDNAEKRRVEGDYLSILQTAYSIKIDGNKLIIYTRFIDEPLIYEEIEY, translated from the coding sequence TTGAAAAGATTTTTATATGTAAATATAATATTGATCATATTCTTGATTGTATCCTGTGCTCATAATGCAGTTTCTATATCTGAAGAGCCTATAATAGAAGAAAAGATTAAAGTTTATCATCTTATAAGTATGCATCCTGCTATGAATATAACCATTAGTATAGATGATAATAAAATATACGGTAAATCAGCTATAAATGATTATTGGGCTAATTGCAAAATTGAAGGTGAAGGAATATCAATAGATATGATAAAAACTACTAGAAAAACAGATAATGCTGAAAAAAGAAGAGTAGAAGGCGATTATCTTTCAATACTTCAAACAGCATATTCAATTAAAATAGATGGAAATAAACTTATAATATATACAAGGTTTATAGATGAACCTCTTATCTATGAAGAAATAGAATATTAA
- the aroB gene encoding 3-dehydroquinate synthase: MNKVEVRIQNDSIISYDILVQKGLIKDTGKLVKNILRGKRALIVTDDIVDKLYTNIVKESLEKEDIITSVCVLPNGEPNKNIESINNIFSSLAKNELSRKDIVIALGGGVIGDMAGYAAAVWMRGIDFVQIPTTLLACVDSSVGGKTGINIKEGKNLVGAFHSPKLVIIDSDTLLSLPKREFNEGMAEVIKHAFLFDEALLELIEAHIHNNKNLDMDFILKRNCELKAHIVQIDYKEKKERMFLNFGHTIGHSVENAAGYGVLLHGEAVAIGMIFAIEYGIRKGITKDKNILERAKNVLSKFSLPISIPDNINLKDSIKLDKKRSDDKINFVFLESIGKPYVEKVSIDDILNE, translated from the coding sequence ATGAATAAAGTAGAAGTAAGAATACAAAATGATTCAATTATCAGTTATGATATTTTAGTTCAAAAGGGATTAATAAAAGATACTGGTAAATTAGTAAAAAATATACTAAGAGGAAAAAGAGCTTTAATAGTTACAGATGACATAGTAGATAAACTTTATACTAATATAGTAAAAGAAAGTTTAGAAAAAGAAGATATTATCACTTCTGTATGCGTTCTTCCAAACGGAGAGCCTAATAAAAATATAGAAAGCATTAATAATATATTTTCATCATTGGCAAAAAATGAATTAAGCCGCAAAGATATAGTAATAGCATTAGGAGGCGGAGTAATAGGAGATATGGCAGGATATGCTGCTGCTGTTTGGATGAGGGGTATAGATTTTGTACAGATTCCTACCACATTACTTGCATGCGTAGATTCTTCTGTTGGAGGAAAGACAGGTATTAATATAAAAGAAGGAAAAAATTTAGTAGGTGCTTTTCATAGTCCTAAACTAGTTATAATAGACAGTGATACTTTATTAAGCCTTCCTAAAAGAGAGTTTAATGAAGGAATGGCTGAAGTTATAAAGCATGCATTTTTATTTGATGAAGCACTTTTAGAATTGATAGAGGCACATATTCATAATAATAAGAATTTGGATATGGATTTTATATTAAAGAGAAACTGCGAATTAAAAGCTCATATTGTACAAATAGATTATAAAGAAAAGAAAGAAAGAATGTTTTTAAACTTCGGACATACTATAGGGCATAGTGTTGAGAATGCTGCTGGTTATGGGGTATTGCTTCATGGAGAGGCTGTTGCTATAGGTATGATTTTTGCTATAGAGTATGGTATTCGAAAAGGTATAACTAAAGACAAAAATATATTAGAAAGAGCTAAAAATGTATTAAGCAAATTTTCTCTTCCAATATCAATACCTGATAACATTAATTTAAAAGACTCAATTAAACTCGATAAAAAAAGAAGCGATGATAAAATCAATTTTGTATTTTTAGAATCTATTGGAAAACCTTATGTTGAAAAAGTGAGTATTGATGATATTTTAAATGAATAA